From Streptomyces sp. NBC_00775, one genomic window encodes:
- a CDS encoding 1-phosphofructokinase family hexose kinase: MILTVTLNTALDLTYHVRSLRPHTSHRVTEVTERPGGKGLNVARVLAALGHEVTVTGFTGGATGRAVQDQLTYTPGLVDALVPVTGSTRRTIAVVDTATGDTTQLNEPGPAITPAEWSAFQEAYEHLLRSASAVALCGSLPPGVPVGAYAQLIRAARASAVPVLLDTSGEPLRRGVAARPDIVKPNADELAELTGSHDPSQATRDARRRGAHTVVASLGAEGLLAANAEGRWRATPPRHVHGNPTGAGDSAVAGLLSGLVEHLPWPERLARAVALSAATVLAPVAGEFDRAAYETLLDQIAVTADATAA, encoded by the coding sequence GTGATCCTCACGGTCACACTGAACACCGCTCTCGACCTCACCTATCACGTACGGTCACTGCGGCCGCACACCTCGCACCGGGTGACCGAGGTGACCGAACGCCCGGGCGGCAAGGGCCTGAACGTGGCCCGGGTGCTCGCCGCCCTCGGCCACGAGGTGACGGTCACGGGCTTCACGGGCGGCGCGACGGGCCGCGCGGTGCAGGACCAACTCACCTACACGCCGGGGCTGGTGGACGCGCTGGTCCCGGTGACGGGATCGACGCGCCGCACGATAGCCGTCGTCGACACGGCGACCGGTGACACGACTCAGCTGAACGAGCCGGGACCGGCGATCACCCCGGCCGAGTGGTCGGCCTTCCAGGAGGCGTACGAGCATCTGCTGCGCTCCGCCTCGGCGGTGGCCCTCTGCGGCAGCCTGCCCCCGGGTGTACCGGTCGGCGCCTACGCCCAGCTCATACGGGCCGCCCGCGCGTCGGCGGTCCCGGTGCTGCTGGACACCAGCGGCGAACCGCTGCGCCGCGGGGTCGCGGCCCGCCCCGACATCGTGAAGCCGAACGCCGACGAACTCGCCGAACTCACCGGCTCCCACGACCCGTCGCAGGCCACCCGGGACGCCCGCCGGCGCGGCGCGCACACGGTCGTGGCCTCGCTGGGCGCGGAGGGCCTCCTCGCGGCGAACGCGGAAGGCCGCTGGCGGGCCACCCCGCCGCGCCACGTGCACGGCAATCCGACGGGAGCGGGCGACTCGGCGGTCGCCGGCCTGCTGTCGGGGCTGGTGGAGCACCTGCCGTGGCCGGAGCGCCTGGCCCGGGCCGTCGCCCTGTCCGCGGCGACCGTACTGGCGCCCGTGGCGGGCGAGTTCGACCGCGCGGCGTACGAGACGCTGCTGGACCAGATAGCGGTGACGGCCGACGCCACAGCGGCGTGA
- the nagA gene encoding N-acetylglucosamine-6-phosphate deacetylase: MAPRKVLAGARVVLPTGIVDGGRVIVEGTRIAGSGPADAETIDVRGHWLVPGFVDLHNHGGGGASFTSGTVEEVLKGVHTHRLHGTTTVVASTVTGDMDGLAQRAGLLSELAEQGDIAGIHFEGPFISPCRKGAHSEELLRDPDPAEVRKLIDAARGRAKMVTLATELPGGIASVRLLAEHGVIAAIGHTDATYEQTKKAIDAGATVATHLFNAMPALGHRTPGPIAALLEDERVTVELINDGTHLHPASLELAFRHAGADRVAFITDAMDAAGFGDGRYMLGPLEVEVADGVARLVEGGSIAGSTLTLDRAFQRAVTIDRLPVEDVVAALSANPARLLGMDDKVGSLEPGKDADLVLLDADFGVKGVMRRGEWVVEPQLG; encoded by the coding sequence ATGGCCCCTAGAAAGGTTCTCGCCGGCGCCCGGGTGGTCCTGCCCACCGGGATCGTGGACGGCGGCCGCGTGATCGTCGAGGGCACGCGGATCGCCGGGAGCGGTCCCGCCGACGCGGAGACCATCGACGTACGGGGCCACTGGCTGGTCCCCGGCTTCGTCGACCTCCACAACCACGGCGGTGGCGGCGCCTCCTTCACCTCCGGGACCGTCGAGGAAGTCCTCAAGGGCGTCCACACGCACCGGCTGCACGGCACCACGACGGTCGTCGCCTCCACCGTCACCGGCGACATGGACGGGCTCGCCCAGCGCGCCGGGCTGCTGTCCGAGCTGGCCGAGCAGGGCGACATCGCGGGCATCCACTTCGAGGGCCCCTTCATCTCGCCGTGCCGCAAGGGCGCGCACTCCGAGGAGCTGCTGCGCGACCCGGATCCGGCGGAGGTCCGCAAGCTGATCGACGCGGCGCGCGGCCGGGCCAAGATGGTCACGCTCGCCACCGAACTGCCGGGCGGCATCGCCTCCGTACGCCTGCTGGCCGAGCACGGGGTGATCGCGGCGATCGGGCACACCGACGCGACGTACGAGCAGACGAAGAAGGCCATCGACGCGGGCGCGACCGTGGCGACGCACCTGTTCAACGCGATGCCTGCGCTCGGCCACCGCACGCCCGGTCCGATCGCGGCCCTCCTGGAGGACGAGCGGGTCACGGTCGAGCTGATCAACGACGGCACGCATCTGCACCCCGCCTCCCTGGAGCTGGCGTTCCGTCACGCGGGTGCCGACCGAGTCGCGTTCATCACCGACGCCATGGACGCGGCGGGCTTCGGCGACGGCCGCTACATGCTCGGCCCGCTGGAGGTCGAGGTCGCGGACGGCGTCGCCCGCCTGGTGGAGGGCGGTTCGATCGCGGGCTCGACGCTCACGCTCGACCGGGCCTTCCAGCGCGCGGTGACGATCGACCGGCTGCCGGTCGAGGACGTCGTGGCGGCCCTCTCCGCCAACCCCGCCCGCCTGCTCGGCATGGACGACAAGGTGGGCTCCCTGGAGCCGGGCAAGGACGCCGACCTGGTGCTTCTCGACGCCGACTTCGGGGTCAAGGGCGTAATGCGCAGGGGCGAATGGGTGGTTGAGCCCCAACTGGGATGA